A genomic region of Dermacentor andersoni chromosome 9, qqDerAnde1_hic_scaffold, whole genome shotgun sequence contains the following coding sequences:
- the LOC126527131 gene encoding sodium- and chloride-dependent glycine transporter 2-like isoform X3, which translates to MEVPRQKWANNVEFLLASTGMSIGLGNIWRFPYVAYDNGGGAFLLPYLLIMTVVGRSMFYMEMLMGQFRSAGATQVFDCVPLARGVGWAMVYTCFVICLYYNLLLSYALNFLWYSFSSEELPWTRCNPAWADDECFDSRNPLKACNYVNKTLYNMYLKQNGTDMATSVVLGGANGSVLVPEKLFTIYFSNCTETVVTAPEEFYENYVLGVSSGVHNLGRIQIGLVIGLAASWITVFFCVFKGVRSSGKVSYFTAITPFFILGVLMLRGVTLEGAGNGLYYYFYPQWEKLKLFKTWRAAAVQIFFSISLAQGLNMCLASYNDFNNNIVRDVYIIAATDSFISIFGGVVIFSVLGNMAHQLDVAVPDVVQSAFGLAFVVYPQALSLIEFPHFWSVTFFAMLFLLAIDSEFGFVEAALTPLKDEIPVCRAHETLVATICCVCFFIMGLPIASQGGLYILTLLDEFVSSHLIPWVGVAEMATLVFGYDPGRDVAYQLRVGEGETTWQLVRVPGVVADHRLLGGRHRSRHYPHYRHQGTQGRQMGEAYLCSNGAALA; encoded by the exons ATGGAGGTCCCGCGCCAGAAGTGGGCCAACAATGTGGAGTTCCTGCTGGCGAGCACGGGGATGTCCATCGGGCTGGGAAATATTTGGAGATTTCCGTACGTTGCCTACGACAACGGCGGGG GGGCCTTCCTGCTTCCCTACCTGCTGATCATGACTGTGGTGGGCCGCTCCATGTTCTACATGGAGATGCTCATGGGCCAGTTCCGGAGCGCTGGCGCCACCCAGGTCTTCGACTGCGTGCCCCTCGCCAGGG GCGTCGGCTGGGCCATGGTGTACACGTGCTTCGTGATCTGCCTCTACTACAACCTGCTGCTCTCGTACGCACTCAACTTCCTCTGGTACTCGTTCAGCAGCGAGGAGCTTCCCTGGACCCGCTGTAACCCCGCCTGGGCAGATGATGAGTGCTTCGACTCGAGGAACCCCTTG AAAGCCTGCAACTACGTGAACAAGACGCTGTACAACATGTACCTAAAACAGAACGGCACGGACATGGCAACCAGCGTGGTGCTTGGAGGCGCCAACGGCTCCGTGCTTGTGCCCGAGAAGCTCTTCACCATCTACTTCTCCAACTGCACCGAAACGGTCGTCACAGCGCCTGAGGAGTTCTACGA GAACTACGTGCTTGGCGTGAGCAGCGGCGTACACAACCTGGGCCGCATACAGATAGGACTGGTGATCGGCCTGGCGGCATCGTGGATTACCGTGTTCTTCTGCGTCTTCAAGGGAGTCCGTTCCTCCGGGAAG GTGTCTTACTTCACGGCTATCACTCCGTTCTTCATACTCGGCGTGCTGATGCTGAGGGGCGTCACCCTGGAAGGAGCGGGTAACGGCCTCTACTACTACTTCtatccgcagtgggagaagctcAAGCTCTTCAAG ACATGGAGGGCCGCTGCCGTGCAGATCTTCTTTTCCATCAGCCTCGCCCAGGGCCTGAACATGTGCCTCGCAAGTTACAACGACTTCAACAACAACATCGTTCG GGACGTGTACATCATCGCGGCGACGGACTCCTTCATCAGCATCTTCGGCGGTGTCGTCATCTTCTCTGTTTTGGGCAACATGGCGCACCAGCTTGACGTGGCCGTGCCGGATGTTGTTCAGTCCG CGTTCGGCCTGGCGTTCGTGGTGTACCCGCAGGCGCTCAGCCTCATCGAGTTCCCGCACTTCTGGTCGGTGACCTTCTTTGCCATGCTCTTCCTGCTAGCCATCGACTCCGAG TTCGGTTTCGTGGAGGCCGCCCTGACCCCGCTGAAAGACGAGATACCGGTGTGCCGTGCCCATGAGACCCTCGTGGCCACCATCTGCTGCGTCTGCTTCTTCATCATGGGGCTGCCCATCGCGTCGCAG GGAGGGCTGTACATCCTGACGCTGCTGGACGAGTTTGTCTCCAGCCACTTAATCCCCTGGGTCGGTGTGGCCGAAATGGCTACCCTCGTATTCGGCTACG ATCCTGGCCGTGACGTCGCTTACCAACTTCGAGTCGGTGAAGGTGAAACGACATGGCAGCTTGTACGAGTTCCCGGTGTGGTCGCAGATCACCGGCTTCTTGGTGGCCGGCATCGGTCTCGCCATTATCCCCATTATCGCCATCAAGGAACTCAGGGCCGCCAAATGGGTGAGGCCTATCTCTGCTCTAACGGCGCTGCACTCGCTTAG
- the LOC126527131 gene encoding sodium- and chloride-dependent glycine transporter 2-like isoform X1, translating into MEVPRQKWANNVEFLLASTGMSIGLGNIWRFPYVAYDNGGGAFLLPYLLIMTVVGRSMFYMEMLMGQFRSAGATQVFDCVPLARGVGWAMVYTCFVICLYYNLLLSYALNFLWYSFSSEELPWTRCNPAWADDECFDSRNPLKACNYVNKTLYNMYLKQNGTDMATSVVLGGANGSVLVPEKLFTIYFSNCTETVVTAPEEFYENYVLGVSSGVHNLGRIQIGLVIGLAASWITVFFCVFKGVRSSGKVSYFTAITPFFILGVLMLRGVTLEGAGNGLYYYFYPQWEKLKLFKTWRAAAVQIFFSISLAQGLNMCLASYNDFNNNIVRDVYIIAATDSFISIFGGVVIFSVLGNMAHQLDVAVPDVVQSAFGLAFVVYPQALSLIEFPHFWSVTFFAMLFLLAIDSEFGFVEAALTPLKDEIPVCRAHETLVATICCVCFFIMGLPIASQGGLYILTLLDEFVSSHLIPWVGVAEMATLVFGYGISRMIADMEFMLGGAPGMFMYVTWKFCLPVAVAILAVTSLTNFESVKVKRHGSLYEFPVWSQITGFLVAGIGLAIIPIIAIKELRAAKWDFWKAISPRDNWGPQGYEDRRRYRLFMVEKGYMKVEEAERLNEEEKELRELEIKLKALEEAKEAAAAQKPEVEAAGEAVKVKSKDEPKAEAKAGAKGEEKK; encoded by the exons ATGGAGGTCCCGCGCCAGAAGTGGGCCAACAATGTGGAGTTCCTGCTGGCGAGCACGGGGATGTCCATCGGGCTGGGAAATATTTGGAGATTTCCGTACGTTGCCTACGACAACGGCGGGG GGGCCTTCCTGCTTCCCTACCTGCTGATCATGACTGTGGTGGGCCGCTCCATGTTCTACATGGAGATGCTCATGGGCCAGTTCCGGAGCGCTGGCGCCACCCAGGTCTTCGACTGCGTGCCCCTCGCCAGGG GCGTCGGCTGGGCCATGGTGTACACGTGCTTCGTGATCTGCCTCTACTACAACCTGCTGCTCTCGTACGCACTCAACTTCCTCTGGTACTCGTTCAGCAGCGAGGAGCTTCCCTGGACCCGCTGTAACCCCGCCTGGGCAGATGATGAGTGCTTCGACTCGAGGAACCCCTTG AAAGCCTGCAACTACGTGAACAAGACGCTGTACAACATGTACCTAAAACAGAACGGCACGGACATGGCAACCAGCGTGGTGCTTGGAGGCGCCAACGGCTCCGTGCTTGTGCCCGAGAAGCTCTTCACCATCTACTTCTCCAACTGCACCGAAACGGTCGTCACAGCGCCTGAGGAGTTCTACGA GAACTACGTGCTTGGCGTGAGCAGCGGCGTACACAACCTGGGCCGCATACAGATAGGACTGGTGATCGGCCTGGCGGCATCGTGGATTACCGTGTTCTTCTGCGTCTTCAAGGGAGTCCGTTCCTCCGGGAAG GTGTCTTACTTCACGGCTATCACTCCGTTCTTCATACTCGGCGTGCTGATGCTGAGGGGCGTCACCCTGGAAGGAGCGGGTAACGGCCTCTACTACTACTTCtatccgcagtgggagaagctcAAGCTCTTCAAG ACATGGAGGGCCGCTGCCGTGCAGATCTTCTTTTCCATCAGCCTCGCCCAGGGCCTGAACATGTGCCTCGCAAGTTACAACGACTTCAACAACAACATCGTTCG GGACGTGTACATCATCGCGGCGACGGACTCCTTCATCAGCATCTTCGGCGGTGTCGTCATCTTCTCTGTTTTGGGCAACATGGCGCACCAGCTTGACGTGGCCGTGCCGGATGTTGTTCAGTCCG CGTTCGGCCTGGCGTTCGTGGTGTACCCGCAGGCGCTCAGCCTCATCGAGTTCCCGCACTTCTGGTCGGTGACCTTCTTTGCCATGCTCTTCCTGCTAGCCATCGACTCCGAG TTCGGTTTCGTGGAGGCCGCCCTGACCCCGCTGAAAGACGAGATACCGGTGTGCCGTGCCCATGAGACCCTCGTGGCCACCATCTGCTGCGTCTGCTTCTTCATCATGGGGCTGCCCATCGCGTCGCAG GGAGGGCTGTACATCCTGACGCTGCTGGACGAGTTTGTCTCCAGCCACTTAATCCCCTGGGTCGGTGTGGCCGAAATGGCTACCCTCGTATTCGGCTACG GCATCTCGCGCATGATCGCCGACATGGAGTTCATGCTCGGAGGCGCGCCGGGCATGTTTATGTACGTCACCTGGAAGTTCTGTCTTCCAGTGGCTGTGGCG ATCCTGGCCGTGACGTCGCTTACCAACTTCGAGTCGGTGAAGGTGAAACGACATGGCAGCTTGTACGAGTTCCCGGTGTGGTCGCAGATCACCGGCTTCTTGGTGGCCGGCATCGGTCTCGCCATTATCCCCATTATCGCCATCAAGGAACTCAGGGCCGCCAAATGG GACTTCTGGAAGGCGATCAGTCCTCGAGATAACTGGGGTCCCCAGGGCTACGAAGACCGCCGCCGCTACCGGCTCTTCATGGTCGAGAAGGGCTACATGAAGGTCGAGGAAGCTGAGAGACTCAACGAGGAGGAGAAGGAGTTGCGCGAGCTCGAGATCAAGCTCAAGGCATTGGAAGAGGCCAAGGAGGCCGCCGCTGCGCAAAAgccggaagttgaggcagccggTGAGGCTGTCAAGGTCAAGAGCAAGGATGAGCCGAAAGCAGAGGCGAAAGCGGGTGCTAAAGGGGAGGAAAAGAAATAG
- the LOC126527131 gene encoding sodium- and chloride-dependent glycine transporter 2-like isoform X4 codes for MEVPRQKWANNVEFLLASTGMSIGLGNIWRFPYVAYDNGGGAFLLPYLLIMTVVGRSMFYMEMLMGQFRSAGATQVFDCVPLARGVGWAMVYTCFVICLYYNLLLSYALNFLWYSFSSEELPWTRCNPAWADDECFDSRNPLKACNYVNKTLYNMYLKQNGTDMATSVVLGGANGSVLVPEKLFTIYFSNCTETVVTAPEEFYENYVLGVSSGVHNLGRIQIGLVIGLAASWITVFFCVFKGVRSSGKVSYFTAITPFFILGVLMLRGVTLEGAGNGLYYYFYPQWEKLKLFKTWRAAAVQIFFSISLAQGLNMCLASYNDFNNNIVRDVYIIAATDSFISIFGGVVIFSVLGNMAHQLDVAVPDVVQSAFGLAFVVYPQALSLIEFPHFWSVTFFAMLFLLAIDSEFGFVEAALTPLKDEIPVCRAHETLVATICCVCFFIMGLPIASQGGLYILTLLDEFVSSHLIPWVGVAEMATLVFGYDPGRDVAYQLRVGEGETTWQLVRVPGVVADHRLLGGRHRSRHYPHYRHQGTQGRQMGLLEGDQSSR; via the exons ATGGAGGTCCCGCGCCAGAAGTGGGCCAACAATGTGGAGTTCCTGCTGGCGAGCACGGGGATGTCCATCGGGCTGGGAAATATTTGGAGATTTCCGTACGTTGCCTACGACAACGGCGGGG GGGCCTTCCTGCTTCCCTACCTGCTGATCATGACTGTGGTGGGCCGCTCCATGTTCTACATGGAGATGCTCATGGGCCAGTTCCGGAGCGCTGGCGCCACCCAGGTCTTCGACTGCGTGCCCCTCGCCAGGG GCGTCGGCTGGGCCATGGTGTACACGTGCTTCGTGATCTGCCTCTACTACAACCTGCTGCTCTCGTACGCACTCAACTTCCTCTGGTACTCGTTCAGCAGCGAGGAGCTTCCCTGGACCCGCTGTAACCCCGCCTGGGCAGATGATGAGTGCTTCGACTCGAGGAACCCCTTG AAAGCCTGCAACTACGTGAACAAGACGCTGTACAACATGTACCTAAAACAGAACGGCACGGACATGGCAACCAGCGTGGTGCTTGGAGGCGCCAACGGCTCCGTGCTTGTGCCCGAGAAGCTCTTCACCATCTACTTCTCCAACTGCACCGAAACGGTCGTCACAGCGCCTGAGGAGTTCTACGA GAACTACGTGCTTGGCGTGAGCAGCGGCGTACACAACCTGGGCCGCATACAGATAGGACTGGTGATCGGCCTGGCGGCATCGTGGATTACCGTGTTCTTCTGCGTCTTCAAGGGAGTCCGTTCCTCCGGGAAG GTGTCTTACTTCACGGCTATCACTCCGTTCTTCATACTCGGCGTGCTGATGCTGAGGGGCGTCACCCTGGAAGGAGCGGGTAACGGCCTCTACTACTACTTCtatccgcagtgggagaagctcAAGCTCTTCAAG ACATGGAGGGCCGCTGCCGTGCAGATCTTCTTTTCCATCAGCCTCGCCCAGGGCCTGAACATGTGCCTCGCAAGTTACAACGACTTCAACAACAACATCGTTCG GGACGTGTACATCATCGCGGCGACGGACTCCTTCATCAGCATCTTCGGCGGTGTCGTCATCTTCTCTGTTTTGGGCAACATGGCGCACCAGCTTGACGTGGCCGTGCCGGATGTTGTTCAGTCCG CGTTCGGCCTGGCGTTCGTGGTGTACCCGCAGGCGCTCAGCCTCATCGAGTTCCCGCACTTCTGGTCGGTGACCTTCTTTGCCATGCTCTTCCTGCTAGCCATCGACTCCGAG TTCGGTTTCGTGGAGGCCGCCCTGACCCCGCTGAAAGACGAGATACCGGTGTGCCGTGCCCATGAGACCCTCGTGGCCACCATCTGCTGCGTCTGCTTCTTCATCATGGGGCTGCCCATCGCGTCGCAG GGAGGGCTGTACATCCTGACGCTGCTGGACGAGTTTGTCTCCAGCCACTTAATCCCCTGGGTCGGTGTGGCCGAAATGGCTACCCTCGTATTCGGCTACG ATCCTGGCCGTGACGTCGCTTACCAACTTCGAGTCGGTGAAGGTGAAACGACATGGCAGCTTGTACGAGTTCCCGGTGTGGTCGCAGATCACCGGCTTCTTGGTGGCCGGCATCGGTCTCGCCATTATCCCCATTATCGCCATCAAGGAACTCAGGGCCGCCAAATGG GACTTCTGGAAGGCGATCAGTCCTCGAGATAA
- the LOC126527131 gene encoding sodium- and chloride-dependent glycine transporter 2-like isoform X2, which yields MEVPRQKWANNVEFLLASTGMSIGLGNIWRFPYVAYDNGGGAFLLPYLLIMTVVGRSMFYMEMLMGQFRSAGATQVFDCVPLARGVGWAMVYTCFVICLYYNLLLSYALNFLWYSFSSEELPWTRCNPAWADDECFDSRNPLKACNYVNKTLYNMYLKQNGTDMATSVVLGGANGSVLVPEKLFTIYFSNCTETVVTAPEEFYENYVLGVSSGVHNLGRIQIGLVIGLAASWITVFFCVFKGVRSSGKVSYFTAITPFFILGVLMLRGVTLEGAGNGLYYYFYPQWEKLKLFKTWRAAAVQIFFSISLAQGLNMCLASYNDFNNNIVRDVYIIAATDSFISIFGGVVIFSVLGNMAHQLDVAVPDVVQSAFGLAFVVYPQALSLIEFPHFWSVTFFAMLFLLAIDSEFGFVEAALTPLKDEIPVCRAHETLVATICCVCFFIMGLPIASQILAVTSLTNFESVKVKRHGSLYEFPVWSQITGFLVAGIGLAIIPIIAIKELRAAKWDFWKAISPRDNWGPQGYEDRRRYRLFMVEKGYMKVEEAERLNEEEKELRELEIKLKALEEAKEAAAAQKPEVEAAGEAVKVKSKDEPKAEAKAGAKGEEKK from the exons ATGGAGGTCCCGCGCCAGAAGTGGGCCAACAATGTGGAGTTCCTGCTGGCGAGCACGGGGATGTCCATCGGGCTGGGAAATATTTGGAGATTTCCGTACGTTGCCTACGACAACGGCGGGG GGGCCTTCCTGCTTCCCTACCTGCTGATCATGACTGTGGTGGGCCGCTCCATGTTCTACATGGAGATGCTCATGGGCCAGTTCCGGAGCGCTGGCGCCACCCAGGTCTTCGACTGCGTGCCCCTCGCCAGGG GCGTCGGCTGGGCCATGGTGTACACGTGCTTCGTGATCTGCCTCTACTACAACCTGCTGCTCTCGTACGCACTCAACTTCCTCTGGTACTCGTTCAGCAGCGAGGAGCTTCCCTGGACCCGCTGTAACCCCGCCTGGGCAGATGATGAGTGCTTCGACTCGAGGAACCCCTTG AAAGCCTGCAACTACGTGAACAAGACGCTGTACAACATGTACCTAAAACAGAACGGCACGGACATGGCAACCAGCGTGGTGCTTGGAGGCGCCAACGGCTCCGTGCTTGTGCCCGAGAAGCTCTTCACCATCTACTTCTCCAACTGCACCGAAACGGTCGTCACAGCGCCTGAGGAGTTCTACGA GAACTACGTGCTTGGCGTGAGCAGCGGCGTACACAACCTGGGCCGCATACAGATAGGACTGGTGATCGGCCTGGCGGCATCGTGGATTACCGTGTTCTTCTGCGTCTTCAAGGGAGTCCGTTCCTCCGGGAAG GTGTCTTACTTCACGGCTATCACTCCGTTCTTCATACTCGGCGTGCTGATGCTGAGGGGCGTCACCCTGGAAGGAGCGGGTAACGGCCTCTACTACTACTTCtatccgcagtgggagaagctcAAGCTCTTCAAG ACATGGAGGGCCGCTGCCGTGCAGATCTTCTTTTCCATCAGCCTCGCCCAGGGCCTGAACATGTGCCTCGCAAGTTACAACGACTTCAACAACAACATCGTTCG GGACGTGTACATCATCGCGGCGACGGACTCCTTCATCAGCATCTTCGGCGGTGTCGTCATCTTCTCTGTTTTGGGCAACATGGCGCACCAGCTTGACGTGGCCGTGCCGGATGTTGTTCAGTCCG CGTTCGGCCTGGCGTTCGTGGTGTACCCGCAGGCGCTCAGCCTCATCGAGTTCCCGCACTTCTGGTCGGTGACCTTCTTTGCCATGCTCTTCCTGCTAGCCATCGACTCCGAG TTCGGTTTCGTGGAGGCCGCCCTGACCCCGCTGAAAGACGAGATACCGGTGTGCCGTGCCCATGAGACCCTCGTGGCCACCATCTGCTGCGTCTGCTTCTTCATCATGGGGCTGCCCATCGCGTCGCAG ATCCTGGCCGTGACGTCGCTTACCAACTTCGAGTCGGTGAAGGTGAAACGACATGGCAGCTTGTACGAGTTCCCGGTGTGGTCGCAGATCACCGGCTTCTTGGTGGCCGGCATCGGTCTCGCCATTATCCCCATTATCGCCATCAAGGAACTCAGGGCCGCCAAATGG GACTTCTGGAAGGCGATCAGTCCTCGAGATAACTGGGGTCCCCAGGGCTACGAAGACCGCCGCCGCTACCGGCTCTTCATGGTCGAGAAGGGCTACATGAAGGTCGAGGAAGCTGAGAGACTCAACGAGGAGGAGAAGGAGTTGCGCGAGCTCGAGATCAAGCTCAAGGCATTGGAAGAGGCCAAGGAGGCCGCCGCTGCGCAAAAgccggaagttgaggcagccggTGAGGCTGTCAAGGTCAAGAGCAAGGATGAGCCGAAAGCAGAGGCGAAAGCGGGTGCTAAAGGGGAGGAAAAGAAATAG